In the genome of Candidatus Margulisiibacteriota bacterium, the window GCGATCGCTCACCCTGGCCGCCGGAACGAACGCGTTCGCCCTGAAGGCGGTCAACGCGCTCGGTCTGGAGAGCGACGCGACCAATTTCGCCATCACGCTGGAGGCGGTCACTTATTCCGACCCGGTCAGCGGCGCGTCGATCGTCTTTCCGGTCGGCTGTTCTTCTACCGCGCCGGTGGTGACGGCCGAAGTCGTGGCCGATCCGTCGGCCCTCAAACCTTACCCGATCGGCGCCGACCTGTTCGGCCAGGCGGTCAATTTCTCTTCCACCGTGACGACGTTCACCTTGCCGATCACCGTTACCCTGAAGATCCCGAGCGCCGGGGTGAACCCGCTGCCGTATTACTGGGACCCGGTTTCCGGCGTCTGGCTCGACGGGGCTTTTACGGTGACCGCCCGGACCAGCAATGCTCTTTCCTATCAAACCTACCACCTGTCGACCCACGCCGTTTTCGACGTCACCGGCACGCTCAACAGCATCCTCATCTATCCGAACCCGTTCCAGCCGGGGACCGGCAGCGGGGTTTACTTTTCCGGCCTGAACGGGAGCGAGACGATCAGCATCTATAATGTTAACGGCGATAAGGTGAAGTCGCAGGCCGCGGCCGGCGAGAATTCCTGGTGCTGGGACGGGACCACCGCCGCCGGCCAACAGGTCGCCCGCGGCATCTATTTTTACGTGATAAACCAGGGGACGAATAAACGGACCGGGAAGATCGCGATACTATGAGAAACCTAACGATCGGCTTGATCTTGCTCTTATCGGCAACCGCGCTCTTTGCCGCGGACAACGCCGGCACGACCTCGGGCGCGTTCCTCGGCCTCGGCCTGGGGGCGAGGCCTTTGGCGCTCGGCAACGCCTTTGTCGCCGTGGCCGACGACGGCAGCGCCCTCTTTTTCAACCCGGCCGGGCTGGCGACCCTGCAAAAGCCGGAGCTCCAGTCGATGTACACCAACTGGTTCGTGGATACCCGCTACGGCGCGCTCTCTTTGGCCGCTCCCGGTTGCGCTTTTGCCGCCGCCTATCTCGATTACGGCCGGATCAACGAAACGACGCTGGCCCAGCCGGGCGGGACCGGGGGGAGTTTCAGCTCGGGGGCGCTCAGTTACCGCTGCGGTTTCGGTAAGAACGTCTCCCCGTTGTTCGCCTGGGGGCTCGGCCTCAAATTGTTCGGCGAATACCTCGGCTCGTCCGACGCGGTCGGTTACGGCGTTGACGCCGGGCTGCTCTGGCGGCTGCCGGAGCGGAACCTGACCGTCGGCCTGGCGGCGACGAACCTGCTCGGCCAGTTCACCGGCGAGATCAGCCGCTCCCTAACGCTTGGGATCGCCGCCAAATTCGCTTACTGCCGGCCGGCGCTCGATCTCTGCTATGCCACCGACTACGGGCTGCGGACCAGGGCGGGGGTGGAGCTGGACATTAACGGGATGCTTTATCCGCGCTGCGGTTACGATTCGGGGAAAGTCAGTTTGGGTTTCGGCCTGTTACTGAGCCGGGTCGGTTTCGATTACGCCTATCTCTCCGCCGGCGACCTCGGCGCCACGCACCGCTTCTCGCTGAAGATCTAACCTTCGTTGAAGATCCCGAGTTTCCGGTATTTATTGTAGCGGTCGGCTATTAGTTCGCGGTGGGAGAGGGAGAGGAGCGGGTCAAGGTGCTTAATGATCGCTGCTTTCAGGTTCTTGGCGGCTAATTGGTGGTCGTTGTGGGTGCCGCCGACCGGCTCCTTGACGATCTCGTCAATGACCCCCAGTTCTAAAAGGTCTTTGGCGGTGATCTTCATCGCCACCGCCACTTCGGGGGCGCGTTTGGCGTCGTTGAAGAGGATCGAGGCGCACCCCTCGGCGGAGATGACGGCGTAGATCGCGAACTCCAGCATCAGCACCCGGTTCCCCATGGCGATCCCGAGCGCGCCGCCGGAGCCGCCTTCGCCGGTGATGACCGTCACGAACGGCACCGTTAGCTCCGCCATTTCCCGCAAGTTCTTGGCGATCGCTTCGGCCTGGCCGCGCTCTTCGGCGCCGATGCCGGGATAAGCGCCCGGCGTGTCGACGAGCGAGATGATCGGTTTACCGTAACGCTCGGCCAACCGCATGATCCGGAGCGCCTTGCGGTACCCCTCGGGATTGGCCATGCCAAAGCGCCGGGTGATGTTATCTTTAGTGGAGTGGCCCTTCTGGTGGCCGATGACAACGACGGAGCGGCCGTTGAAATTGGCGATCCCGGTCACCAGCGCCGGGTCGTCGGCATAGTTCCGGTCGCCGTGCAGTTCGACGAAGTCCTCGCAGATCAGGCCGACGTAATCGAGCATGGTCGGGCGCATGATGTGCCGGGCGACTTGGACGATCTGGGTCGGGTGGAGGTTGGCAAAGAGCTTGGCGCGCGCGGTCTCGATCCGCTTCTCCAACAGGCTGATCTCCGCCGTCATCTCCATCTTCCCTGAATCCTGGATCGCGCGGAGTTTGGCCAGCTTGTCGTAGAGTTCCTCCAGCGGTTTTTCGAACGGCAGGAGGATCTTATTATTGCCATTAGCGTTTTTCTTGACGGTTGCCATAATTAATCCTTGAAGAAACGCAGGATCCGCACCAGCGTCTCTTTCAATTCCTTGCGCGGTACCACCGCGTCGAGCATCCCGTGTTCCAGCAGATACTCCGCCCGCTGGAAGCCGGTCGGCAGCTTCTCGCGGATCGTCTGGGCGATCACCCGCTGGCCGGCAAAGCCGATCAAGGCGTTCGGCTCGGCCAGGTTGAGATCGCCGAGCATGGCGTAACTGGCGGTCGTGCCGCCGGTCGTCGGGTCGGTGCAGACGGAAATGAAGGGGAGGCCGTTCTCGCGCAGGCGCCCGAGCGCCGCCGCGGTCTTGGCCATCTGCATCAGCGACATGATGCTCTCCTGCATCCGCATCCCCCCGGAAGCGGAAAAGATGATGACCGGCAGCTTCTTTTCCACCGCCGCCTCGATCAGCCGGACGATCTTCTCGCCGACGACCGAACCGACCGAGCCGCCCATGAAGGCGAAGTCCATGATGCCAAGCGCCACGCCGTGCTCGCCGATCTTCGTCAGCCCGACGACGATCGCGTCGTTCATACCGGTCTTCATGATCGAATCGCTGATCCGTTTGGCGTACGATTTGACATCGGTGAAGCCGAGGAAGTCCTTGGAGGTCAGGTTCGCGGCGATCTCGGTGAAAGGGGAGCCGTTGGTCAGCTGTTTGATCCGTTCCCGGGAGGTCAGTTTAAAGTGGTAGCCGCACTTGGGGCAGACCTTCAGGTTCGCTTCCAGGTCCTTGGAATAGAGCGTTTGGGCGCACTTGTAGCACTTCACCCATAGGTTGCCGGGGATATCGAGTTTTTCGCGGGTGTATTCGGGCTCTCTCTGGAGCTTCTTCTTTTTAAACCAATCGTTAATGCTCAAATCGCTTGCCATGATAAAGGATTCCGTGGTATATTGTCAACAGTACAGGAGGCAAAAACATGGCTGAACAAGCAAAAAAAGTTGTCAAAAGCGCCCGGAAACACGTCAAGAACGTCCGCAAGACGAAGAAACGGACGGCGCGCAACCGACGCGAAAAGGCATTCCTGAAAAATGTCGTCAAAACGACCCGCACGGCGATCACCAATAAGGCGGCCGACTTGGCCGACTCGCTGAAAAAGGCGATCTCCGCCCTGGACAAAGCGGTCCAGCGCGGGATCATCCATGCCAACAAGGCCGCCCGGCTCAAATCCAGGTTAACCAAGGCTTCCAACAAGAACAAGTAAGTGCTCCGGCTAAAAGCTTACGCCAAGATCAACCTGTCGCTCGGGATCAGCGGCCTTAGGCCCGACGGCTACCACGAACTGAACTCCCTGATGCAGTCGGTGTCGCTGGCCGACCAGATAACCCTCACCGAAACCCCCTCCGGCATCCAGCTGGCGACCACCAATCTTAAGCTGCCCAATGACCAGCGGAACCTGGCGTATAAGGCTGCCGCCTTGTTCTGCCAAATTCAAAGTTCAAAGTTTAAAATTAATAATTGTGGAGTGAAAATATATATTGAAAAGAACATTCCGCTGGCGGCGGGGTTGGCCGGTGGGTCGGCCGATGCGGCTGCCGTCCTTTTTGGCCTCAACCAGATGACCGGGGGTCGGCTCAAGCGCGATGAGCTGATGAAGCTGGGAGAACAGATCGGTTCGGATGTCCCTTTCTGCCTGACCGGCGGCAACTGCACCGTGACCGGACGGGGCGAGCACGTTAAAAGGACCCCCTTCCACGGCAAACGGCATTTTGTTTTGGTCACTCCGGACGTTGAAGTGCCAACTAAATGGGCCTACGAAGCGTTCGACCAGCAACCCGCGACCCGCGACTCGCGACCCGGGACTAAAAATGACCTGGAAGCGGTCGTTATAAAAAAATACCCGATCATCCAAAAGGTCAAAGAGCGGCTGGTCGAGCTCGGCGCCAGCTACGCGCAGATGTCGGGGAGCGGGCCGACGGTCTTTGGGATCGTCCCCGACCGGGCAACCGCGGAACTGATCGTCGCGACGCTCAAACCGGAATTTCCCCGCAGCTATGCCGTGGAATCGGTCGACGCCGGGATCGCCGAAATAAGCTAATTACCCCGCTTGCCTGGGGGCCTTTTTTCCGCTATACTTGCTAAGGTCTCCAGCTAATGGCAAAAGCAATCCTCGCACTCGAAGATGGTTCGGTTTTCCCCGGGAGCTCTTTTGGCGCAACAGGCGAAAAGAGCGGCGAAGTAGTCTTTAATACCTCCCTCACCGGTTACCAGGAGATCGTGACCGACCCCTCGTATAAGGGCCAGATCGTCACCATGACGTACCCTTTGATCGGTAACTACGGGATCAACGAAGAGGATATCGAATCACGCGGCCCGCAGTGCGAAGCGTTCGTTGTCCGCGAGAACTCCAAAATAGCCTCCAATTTCCGCTCCACCATGAAGCTGGACGACTATCTGGCCCAGCACGGGATCGTCGGGATCGAAGGGATCGACACGCGGATGTTAACCCGGCGGCTGCGGACCAAAGGGTCATTAAAAGGGGTCGTTTCGACCGTTGACCTGGACGAAAAGAGTCTCATTAAGAAAGCTAAAGAATGCCAGGGGGTGGAAGGCGTCGACCTGGTCAAAGTCGTTACCTGCAAAGAGCCATATGTGTGGGGGCCGGGGAAGAAATACAAGGTTGCCGCTTATGATTATGGGATCAAGTTCAATATTTTACGCAATTTACAATTGATCGGGGCGGAAGTAACGGTCTACCCGGCCGATTATCCGGCGGAAAAGATCTTAAAGACCAAGCCGGACGGGATCTTCCTCTCCAACGGGCCCGCTGATCCGGCGGCGGTCACTTACGCGATCGCGAATATCAAGAAATTGATCGGCAAGAAGCCGATCTTCGGCATCTGCCTCGGCCACCAGCTTTTGGGTTTAGCCCTCGGGGGGAAGACTTACAAGTTAAAGTTCGGCCACCACGGCGGCAACCAGCCGGTCATCGACCTCAAGACCCGCAAGGTCGACATCACCGCGCAGAACCACGGGTTCGCCGTCGACGTCGATTCGATCCCGAAGGGGACGGTCGAACTGACCCACATTAACTTAAATGATAAGACGGTCGAAGGGATGCGGCACTTAAAGCTGCCGATCTTCTCCGTTCAGCACCATCCGGAAGCCGGCCCGGGGCCGCATGATGCGCACTATTTGTTCCAGAAGTTCGCGGAGCTGATGGACAATGCCTAAACGCACTGACATAAAAAAGATCATGCTGATCGGAGCCGGCCCGATCATCATCGGCCAAGCTTGCGAGTTCGATTACTCCGGTTCGCAAGCCTGCAAAGCGCTCCGCGAAGAGGGTTACGAGGTCGTCCTGATCAATTCGAACCCGGCGACGATCATGACCGATCCGGAGATGGCCAACCGGACCTATATCGAGCCGATCACGGTTGAGATCTGCTGTAAGATCATCGAGAAAGAGCGGCCGGACGCGATTTTGCCGACGATCGGCGGCCAGACGGCGCTTAATATCGCCGTTGGCATTGCCGAGACCGGGATCCTCAAGAAATATAAGATCGAAATGATCGGCGCCGACGTCAAGGCGATCAAGACGGCGGAAGACCGGGAACTCTTTAAAAAAGCGATGGCCAAGGCGGGCCTCGACCTGCCCAAGAGCTTTTTTGCCCACACGCTGGCCGAAGCGCGTAAAGGGCTGAAAAAAGTCGGCCTGCCGGTCATCATTCGCCCGAGCTTCACCCTGGGCGGGACCGGCTCCGGCGTCGCCCGGACGACGGAAGAGTACGAAGAGGTCGTCAAAAAGGGGCTGGAGCTGTCGCCGGTCTCCGAGATCCTGATCGAGGAAGACCTGACCGGCTGGAAAGAGTACGAGCTCGAGGTGATGCGCGACAAGAAGGACAACGTTGTTATCGTCTGCTCGATCGAGAACTTTGACGCGATGGGGGTCCACACCGGGGACTCAATAACCGTCGCTCCGGCGCAGACTTTGACCGACCGGGAATACCAGAAGATGCGCGACCAGTCGCTCGCCGCCATCCGCGCCATCGGCGTCGAGACCGGCGGCTCGAACATCCAGTTTGCCGTCCACCCGGAGACCGGGCGGATGGTCATTATCGAAATGAACCCGCGCGTCAGCCGTTCGTCGGCCCTGGCGTCGAAAGCGACCGGCTTCCCGATCGCCAAGATCGCCGCCAAGCTCGCTGTCGGCTACACGCTGGACGAGCTCCCTAACGACATTACCAAACAAACGCCGGCGTCGTTCGAGCCGTCGATCGACTACTGCGTCGTCAAGATCCCGCGCTTCACGTTCGAGAAGTTCCCCGATACGCCGCCGGTCATCGGCACGTCGATGAAGTCGGTCGGCGAGACGATGGCTATTGGCCGGACGTTCAAAGAAGCTTTACAGAAAGGGCTGCGTTCCCTGGAGGTTGGCCGGGCCGGATTGGGCGCGGATGGAAAAGAGATGGTCAACGAGAAAGAGCTTTTGAACAAGTTAAAAGTCCCCAACGACCGGCGGATCTTTTACATCAAATACGCGCTGGAGCACGGCATGTCGGTCCCGGAAGTCGCCGGCCTGACCGCGGTCGACCCGTGGTTCCTGGAGAACATCCTCCAGATCATCGAAGAAGAGAAACGGATCATGAGAGAAGGGGTCGCCATCCTCGACAATAAAGAGTCGTTTTACCGGGCGAAGCAGCACGGCTTCTCCGACAAGCAGGTCGCCTTCCTGATCGGCGCCGGAGAAAAAGAGGTCTGGGCCAAACGGAAAGCGCTCGGCCTATCGGCCGTTTATAAGCTGGTCGACACCTGCGCCGCCGAGTTCGAAGCTTATACCCCGTATTACTATTCGACCTACGAGGTGGAGGACGAAGCCAAGCGGTCGAAGAAGAAGAAAGTGATGATCCTCGGCGGCGGGCCGAACCGGATCGGGCAGGGGATCGAGTTCGATTACTGCTGTGTCCACGCTTCCTTTGCCCTGCGCGAAGAAGGGTACGAGTCGATCATGGTCAACTCCAACCCGGAGACCGTTTCGACCGATTACGATACTTCCGATAAGCTTTATTTTGAGCCGCTGACCCGGGAAGACGTCCTGAGCATCATCGATAAAGAAAAACCGGACGGGATCATCGTCCAGTTCGGCGGGCAGACCCCGTTGAACTTAGCGTTGCCGCTGGAAGAGGCGGGGGCGCCGATCATCGGCACCTCGCCCGAAGAGATCGACCGCGCGGAGGATCGCAAAAGGTTCTCCGAGCTGCTGACCCGGTTAAAACTGAAGCAGGCGCCGAACGGCACCGCGTATGCGCCGGAAGAGGCGAAGAAG includes:
- a CDS encoding UPF0164 family protein, which gives rise to MRNLTIGLILLLSATALFAADNAGTTSGAFLGLGLGARPLALGNAFVAVADDGSALFFNPAGLATLQKPELQSMYTNWFVDTRYGALSLAAPGCAFAAAYLDYGRINETTLAQPGGTGGSFSSGALSYRCGFGKNVSPLFAWGLGLKLFGEYLGSSDAVGYGVDAGLLWRLPERNLTVGLAATNLLGQFTGEISRSLTLGIAAKFAYCRPALDLCYATDYGLRTRAGVELDINGMLYPRCGYDSGKVSLGFGLLLSRVGFDYAYLSAGDLGATHRFSLKI
- a CDS encoding acetyl-CoA carboxylase carboxyltransferase subunit alpha; amino-acid sequence: MATVKKNANGNNKILLPFEKPLEELYDKLAKLRAIQDSGKMEMTAEISLLEKRIETARAKLFANLHPTQIVQVARHIMRPTMLDYVGLICEDFVELHGDRNYADDPALVTGIANFNGRSVVVIGHQKGHSTKDNITRRFGMANPEGYRKALRIMRLAERYGKPIISLVDTPGAYPGIGAEERGQAEAIAKNLREMAELTVPFVTVITGEGGSGGALGIAMGNRVLMLEFAIYAVISAEGCASILFNDAKRAPEVAVAMKITAKDLLELGVIDEIVKEPVGGTHNDHQLAAKNLKAAIIKHLDPLLSLSHRELIADRYNKYRKLGIFNEG
- the accD gene encoding acetyl-CoA carboxylase, carboxyltransferase subunit beta, with translation MASDLSINDWFKKKKLQREPEYTREKLDIPGNLWVKCYKCAQTLYSKDLEANLKVCPKCGYHFKLTSRERIKQLTNGSPFTEIAANLTSKDFLGFTDVKSYAKRISDSIMKTGMNDAIVVGLTKIGEHGVALGIMDFAFMGGSVGSVVGEKIVRLIEAAVEKKLPVIIFSASGGMRMQESIMSLMQMAKTAAALGRLRENGLPFISVCTDPTTGGTTASYAMLGDLNLAEPNALIGFAGQRVIAQTIREKLPTGFQRAEYLLEHGMLDAVVPRKELKETLVRILRFFKD
- the rpsT gene encoding 30S ribosomal protein S20 encodes the protein MAEQAKKVVKSARKHVKNVRKTKKRTARNRREKAFLKNVVKTTRTAITNKAADLADSLKKAISALDKAVQRGIIHANKAARLKSRLTKASNKNK
- the ispE gene encoding 4-(cytidine 5'-diphospho)-2-C-methyl-D-erythritol kinase — its product is MLRLKAYAKINLSLGISGLRPDGYHELNSLMQSVSLADQITLTETPSGIQLATTNLKLPNDQRNLAYKAAALFCQIQSSKFKINNCGVKIYIEKNIPLAAGLAGGSADAAAVLFGLNQMTGGRLKRDELMKLGEQIGSDVPFCLTGGNCTVTGRGEHVKRTPFHGKRHFVLVTPDVEVPTKWAYEAFDQQPATRDSRPGTKNDLEAVVIKKYPIIQKVKERLVELGASYAQMSGSGPTVFGIVPDRATAELIVATLKPEFPRSYAVESVDAGIAEIS
- the carA gene encoding glutamine-hydrolyzing carbamoyl-phosphate synthase small subunit gives rise to the protein MAKAILALEDGSVFPGSSFGATGEKSGEVVFNTSLTGYQEIVTDPSYKGQIVTMTYPLIGNYGINEEDIESRGPQCEAFVVRENSKIASNFRSTMKLDDYLAQHGIVGIEGIDTRMLTRRLRTKGSLKGVVSTVDLDEKSLIKKAKECQGVEGVDLVKVVTCKEPYVWGPGKKYKVAAYDYGIKFNILRNLQLIGAEVTVYPADYPAEKILKTKPDGIFLSNGPADPAAVTYAIANIKKLIGKKPIFGICLGHQLLGLALGGKTYKLKFGHHGGNQPVIDLKTRKVDITAQNHGFAVDVDSIPKGTVELTHINLNDKTVEGMRHLKLPIFSVQHHPEAGPGPHDAHYLFQKFAELMDNA
- the carB gene encoding carbamoyl-phosphate synthase large subunit → MPKRTDIKKIMLIGAGPIIIGQACEFDYSGSQACKALREEGYEVVLINSNPATIMTDPEMANRTYIEPITVEICCKIIEKERPDAILPTIGGQTALNIAVGIAETGILKKYKIEMIGADVKAIKTAEDRELFKKAMAKAGLDLPKSFFAHTLAEARKGLKKVGLPVIIRPSFTLGGTGSGVARTTEEYEEVVKKGLELSPVSEILIEEDLTGWKEYELEVMRDKKDNVVIVCSIENFDAMGVHTGDSITVAPAQTLTDREYQKMRDQSLAAIRAIGVETGGSNIQFAVHPETGRMVIIEMNPRVSRSSALASKATGFPIAKIAAKLAVGYTLDELPNDITKQTPASFEPSIDYCVVKIPRFTFEKFPDTPPVIGTSMKSVGETMAIGRTFKEALQKGLRSLEVGRAGLGADGKEMVNEKELLNKLKVPNDRRIFYIKYALEHGMSVPEVAGLTAVDPWFLENILQIIEEEKRIMREGVAILDNKESFYRAKQHGFSDKQVAFLIGAGEKEVWAKRKALGLSAVYKLVDTCAAEFEAYTPYYYSTYEVEDEAKRSKKKKVMILGGGPNRIGQGIEFDYCCVHASFALREEGYESIMVNSNPETVSTDYDTSDKLYFEPLTREDVLSIIDKEKPDGIIVQFGGQTPLNLALPLEEAGAPIIGTSPEEIDRAEDRKRFSELLTRLKLKQAPNGTAYAPEEAKKIAAKIGYPCLVRPSYVLGGRAMRLVYDEGDLVDFMNTAVMVSPEHPVLVDKFLEDAIEVDVDAVSDGKQTVVCGIMEHIEEAGIHSGDSACALPPYSLADEMIREIKQSTYALAKELKVIGLMNIQFAVKNDQLFVLEVNPRASRTVPFVSKATGVPWAKVATKCMVGKSLKEQGIKEVEPEHISVKEAVFPFNRFPGADAILGPEMRSTGEVMGIDADFGVAFMKSQIAAGQNLPLKGKIFVSVNNRDKRNIVYVVKKLADLGFSIVATAGTGKVLKKNGVDCQLVGKLHEDGKSILDLINKGSISLLINTPGDKKTKADEAKIRSAAVAHNIPLITTISGAQATVNGIEAAKKKGFGVKALQDYHKK